A single window of Toxotes jaculatrix isolate fToxJac2 chromosome 4, fToxJac2.pri, whole genome shotgun sequence DNA harbors:
- the ppp3r1b gene encoding calcineurin subunit B type 1b: MGNEASYPLEMCSHFDADEIKRLGKRFKKLDLDNSGSLSVEEFMSLPELQQNPLVQRVIDIFDTDGNGEVDFQEFIEGVSQFSVKGDKEQKLRFAFRIYDMDKDGYISNGELFQVLKMMVGNNLKDTQLQQIVDKTIINADKDGDGRISFEEFCAVVGGLDIHKKMVVDV, from the exons ATG gGAAATGAAGCCAGTTATCCCCTGGAGATGTGCTCGCACT ttgaTGCTGATGAGATTAAGAGGCTGGGAAAGAGATTTAAGAAACTCGACCTAGATAACTCCGGGTCCCTGAGCGTGGAGGAGTTTATGTCCTTACCGGAGCTGCAGCAGAACCCCCTCGTACAGCGAGTTATCGACATATTCGACACCGACGGAAACGGAGAAGTGGACTTTCAGG agttCATTGAAGGGGTCTCCCAGTTCAGTGTGAAGGGTGATAAGGAGCAGAAGCTGCGTT TCGCCTTCAGGATCTACGACATGGACAAAGACGGCTACATATCCAACGGAGAGCTCTTCCAGGTCCTCAAGATGATGGTGGGCAACAACCTGAAGGACACGCAGCTTCAGCAGATCGTTGACAAAACCATCATCAACGCAGACAAAGACGGCGACGGCAGGATATCCTTCGAGGAGTTCTGTGCG gtcgTTGGTGGATTGGACATTCACAAGAAGATGGTCGTGGATGTCTGa
- the LOC121180206 gene encoding nuclear factor 7, ovary-like isoform X2 produces MSAASNLRSGNQFLCSICLDVFTDPVTIPCGHNFCKLCITQQWDMNVPSQCPLCKEVFHIKPELSVNTFISEMVAQFRQEAQQEASSSSSEQQVSKPGEVPCDVCTGTKLKALKSCLVCLTSYCETHLEPHLTASGLKRHQLMDPVDNLEDRMCRKHDKPLDLFCKTDQTCVCVLCSVLDHKTHEFVPVKEEYEGKKAELGKTEAEIQQMIQERRLKIQEIKQSVDFSKEKAESKIAEGVRVFTALMESVQRSLNKLIEEMEEKQKSTEKQAEGFITELEQEIWELKKRSSEVEQLSLSEDHLHLLQNFTSLKAAPPTKDWTEVRVRPPSYEGTVVKAVAQLEETLSQDMKKLFAEAELKRVQQYAVDVTLDPDTAHPHLILSDDGKQVNHGDVKKKLPDNPERFSYCVFVLGKQSFSSGRFYFEVQVKEKPKWNLGVARESINRKGKITLTPQNGYWTIWLRNGNEYKAFVDSSVRLSLKSQPGLLL; encoded by the exons ATGTCTGCAGCCAGCAACCTGCGATCTGGAAACCAGTTCCTGTGCTCCATCTGTCTGGATGTGTTCACTGATCCAGTCACCATACCATGTGGACACAACTTCTGCAAACTCTGCATCACTCAGCAGTGGGACATGAATGTCCCGTCCCAGTGTCCcctgtgtaaagaggttttcCACATAAAACCAGAGCTGAGTGTCAATACTTTCATCTCTGAGATGGTGGCTCAGTTCAGACAGGAAGCTCAAcaggaagccagcagcagcagctcagagcaaCAAGTTTCCAAACCAGGAGAAGTTCCCTGTGACGTCTGCACTGGAACCAAACTGAAGGCCCTGAAGTCCTGCCTGGTGTGTCTGACCTCCTACTGTGAGACTCACCTGGAGCCTCATCTGACGGCTTCAGGTCTGAAAAGACATCAGCTGATGGACCCTGTGGACAACCTGGAAGACAGGATGTGTAGGAAGCACGACAAACCTCTGGATCTGTTCTGTAAGACCGACCAGACATGTGTCTGCgtgctctgctctgtgttagACCACAAGACACATGAGTTTGTTCCTGTGAAAGAAGAATATGAAGGAAAGAAGGCAGAGCTGGGGAAGACAGAGGCTGAGATTCAGCAGATGATCCAGGAGAGACGACTGAAGATTCAGGAGATCAAACAGTCAGTGGACTTCAGCAAGGAAAAGGCAGAGAGTAAGATCGCAGAAGGTGTTCGAGTCTTCACAGCTCTCATGGAGTCTGTTCAGAGAAGCTTGAATAAGCTCATTgaggagatggaagagaaacagaaaagcacagagaaacaggcTGAAGGCTTCATCACAGAGCTGGAACAGGAAATCTgggagctgaagaagagaagctctgaggtggagcagctctcactctctgaagaccacctccacctcctccaaaacTTCACATCCCTGAAAGCTGCTCCACCCACCAAGGACTGGACAGAGGTCAGAGTCCGTCCACCATCATATGAGGGGACTGTGGTGAAAGCTGTGGCTCAGCTGGAGGAGACGCTCAGTCAAGACATGAAGAAGCTGTTTgctgaggctgagctgaagaGGGTCCAGCAGTATGCAGTGGATGTGACTCTTGATCCTGACACAGCTCATCCTCATCTCATCCTGTCTGATGATGGGAAACAAGTAAATCATGGTGATGTGAAGAAGAAGCTCCCAGACAATCCAGAGAGATtttcttattgtgtttttgtcttagGAAAGCAGAGTTTCTCTTCAGGCAGATTTTACTTTGAGGTTCAGGTTAAAGAGAAGCCGAAATGGAATTTAGGAGTGGCCAGAGAGTCGATCAACAGGAAGGGAAAAATCACACTGACTCCTCAGAATGGTTACTGGACTATATGGTTGAGAAATGGAAATGAGTACAAAGCTTTTGTTGACTCCTCAGTCCGTCTGTCTCTGAAGTCTCAGCCTG GTCTCCTTTTATGA
- the LOC121180206 gene encoding E3 ubiquitin-protein ligase TRIM21-like isoform X1, with the protein MSAASNLRSGNQFLCSICLDVFTDPVTIPCGHNFCKLCITQQWDMNVPSQCPLCKEVFHIKPELSVNTFISEMVAQFRQEAQQEASSSSSEQQVSKPGEVPCDVCTGTKLKALKSCLVCLTSYCETHLEPHLTASGLKRHQLMDPVDNLEDRMCRKHDKPLDLFCKTDQTCVCVLCSVLDHKTHEFVPVKEEYEGKKAELGKTEAEIQQMIQERRLKIQEIKQSVDFSKEKAESKIAEGVRVFTALMESVQRSLNKLIEEMEEKQKSTEKQAEGFITELEQEIWELKKRSSEVEQLSLSEDHLHLLQNFTSLKAAPPTKDWTEVRVRPPSYEGTVVKAVAQLEETLSQDMKKLFAEAELKRVQQYAVDVTLDPDTAHPHLILSDDGKQVNHGDVKKKLPDNPERFSYCVFVLGKQSFSSGRFYFEVQVKEKPKWNLGVARESINRKGKITLTPQNGYWTIWLRNGNEYKAFVDSSVRLSLKSQPENVGVFVDYEEGLVSFYDVDAAALIFSFTGCSFTEKLYPYFSPGLNDDDKNSAPLIICQ; encoded by the coding sequence ATGTCTGCAGCCAGCAACCTGCGATCTGGAAACCAGTTCCTGTGCTCCATCTGTCTGGATGTGTTCACTGATCCAGTCACCATACCATGTGGACACAACTTCTGCAAACTCTGCATCACTCAGCAGTGGGACATGAATGTCCCGTCCCAGTGTCCcctgtgtaaagaggttttcCACATAAAACCAGAGCTGAGTGTCAATACTTTCATCTCTGAGATGGTGGCTCAGTTCAGACAGGAAGCTCAAcaggaagccagcagcagcagctcagagcaaCAAGTTTCCAAACCAGGAGAAGTTCCCTGTGACGTCTGCACTGGAACCAAACTGAAGGCCCTGAAGTCCTGCCTGGTGTGTCTGACCTCCTACTGTGAGACTCACCTGGAGCCTCATCTGACGGCTTCAGGTCTGAAAAGACATCAGCTGATGGACCCTGTGGACAACCTGGAAGACAGGATGTGTAGGAAGCACGACAAACCTCTGGATCTGTTCTGTAAGACCGACCAGACATGTGTCTGCgtgctctgctctgtgttagACCACAAGACACATGAGTTTGTTCCTGTGAAAGAAGAATATGAAGGAAAGAAGGCAGAGCTGGGGAAGACAGAGGCTGAGATTCAGCAGATGATCCAGGAGAGACGACTGAAGATTCAGGAGATCAAACAGTCAGTGGACTTCAGCAAGGAAAAGGCAGAGAGTAAGATCGCAGAAGGTGTTCGAGTCTTCACAGCTCTCATGGAGTCTGTTCAGAGAAGCTTGAATAAGCTCATTgaggagatggaagagaaacagaaaagcacagagaaacaggcTGAAGGCTTCATCACAGAGCTGGAACAGGAAATCTgggagctgaagaagagaagctctgaggtggagcagctctcactctctgaagaccacctccacctcctccaaaacTTCACATCCCTGAAAGCTGCTCCACCCACCAAGGACTGGACAGAGGTCAGAGTCCGTCCACCATCATATGAGGGGACTGTGGTGAAAGCTGTGGCTCAGCTGGAGGAGACGCTCAGTCAAGACATGAAGAAGCTGTTTgctgaggctgagctgaagaGGGTCCAGCAGTATGCAGTGGATGTGACTCTTGATCCTGACACAGCTCATCCTCATCTCATCCTGTCTGATGATGGGAAACAAGTAAATCATGGTGATGTGAAGAAGAAGCTCCCAGACAATCCAGAGAGATtttcttattgtgtttttgtcttagGAAAGCAGAGTTTCTCTTCAGGCAGATTTTACTTTGAGGTTCAGGTTAAAGAGAAGCCGAAATGGAATTTAGGAGTGGCCAGAGAGTCGATCAACAGGAAGGGAAAAATCACACTGACTCCTCAGAATGGTTACTGGACTATATGGTTGAGAAATGGAAATGAGTACAAAGCTTTTGTTGACTCCTCAGTCCGTCTGTCTCTGAAGTCTCAGCCTGAGAATGTGGGGGTGTTTGTGGATTATGAGGAGGGTCTGGTCTCCTTTTATGACGTAGATGCTGCAGCTCTCATCTTCTCCTTTACTGGCTGCTCCTTCACTGAGAAACTCTACCCATACTTCAGTCCTGGtctaaatgatgatgataaaaactCCGCCCCTCTGATCATCTGCCAGTAA
- the cnrip1a gene encoding CB1 cannabinoid receptor-interacting protein 1a: MDDVPPIINISISLRIQPNEGPVFFKVDGTRFGQSRTIKLLTGSKYKIEVMVKPGNVEATNMNIGGIIFPLEQQSRDEDSVVYHGQYDTEGVPHTKSGDRQPVQVSIEFNKAGAFETVWQAKYYNYYKREHCQFGNKFSNIEYECKPNETRTLMWINKEAFN, encoded by the exons ATGGACGACGTTCCTCCGATCATCAACATCTCCATCTCCCTGCGGATCCAGCCCAACGAAGGACCCGTGTTTTTCAAGGTGGACGGAACCCGGTTCGGCCAGAGCCGGACCATCAAACTGCTCACAGGCTCCAAATACAAGATCGAGGTGATGGTGAAGCCTGGAAACGTCGAGGCCAC CAACATGAACATCGGAGGCATCATCTTCCCTCTGGAGCAGCAGTCCAGAGACGAGGACTCTGTGGTTTATCACGGCCAGTACGACACCGAGGGCGTCCCACACACCAAGAGCGGAGACCGGCAGCCTGTCCAAGTCAGTATAGAG ttTAACAAGGCCGGGGCGTTTGAGACGGTTTGGCAAGCAAAATACTACAACTACTACAAGAGGGAGCACTGCCAGTTCGGCAACAAATTCAGCAACATCGAGTACGAATGCAAACCCAACGAGACGCGGACCCTGATGTGGATCAACAAGGAGGCATTCAACTGA
- the LOC121180231 gene encoding F-box only protein 48 yields the protein MQHDHMQTSPVFFLCERRPYLAPATDTCPQNFAETLPTEMSVKIFGELDTESLCSASRTCKLWHHIIEESEQLWRRQCLLVRAVCQREVDSDRRDGLSWKVTLVRNYTRSCVKRDWLRGRYSHVRSAAELSGRKMTPLDAETWGEILQAELDR from the exons ATGCAGCATGACCACATGCAGACCTCACCtgtgttcttcctctgtgaaaGAAGACCCTACCTGGCACCTGCCACTGACACCTGTCCTCAAAACTTTGCTGAAACGCTGCCGACGGAGATGAGCGTGAAGATCTTTGGTGAGCTGGACACAGAGAGTCTGTGCAGCGCCTCGCGGACCTGCAAACTGTGGCATCACATCATCGAGGAGAGcgagcagctgtggaggaggCAGTGTCTGCTGGTCAGAGCTGTGTGTCAGCGGGAGGTCGACAGCGACCGGAGAGATGGTCTGTCCTGGAAG gtgaCATTAGTGAGGAACTACACTCGCAGCTGTGTGAAGAGAGACTGGCTGAGAGGACGTTACAGCCACGTGAGGTCAGCGGCGGAGCTGAGCGGCAGGAAGATGACGCCGCTGGACGCTGAGACCTGGGGAGAGATCCTGCAGGCGGAGCTGGACAGATGA